The DNA segment GCTGGCGGCCAACCCGTAGCAAATAGTCATCACGTCTGGAGCCACCTGCTGCATCGTGTCGTAAATAGCTAACCCAGCTGTAACGGATCCGCCAGGAGAATTGATATAAATTTGGATGTCTTTTTCTGGGTCTTCGGCTTCTAGGAAAAGCATTTGGGCGACGAGAGCATCTGCCACCGCATCGTCAATGCTGGTCCCTAAGAAAATAATTCGCTCACGAAGAAGCCTGGAGTAGATATCGAAAGCCCGATCGCCTCGACCTGACTGTTCCACTACAGTCGGTAATGGGCCAGGGGCAGAGATGGGCATCTCGGACAGCCAGTGATTTTGGATGGGGTGGCGAATGCAAGCATTGATCACGCGTTTAGCATTTTGTTGAATAAGTTCAATCTATTGAGTGTGGATCAGATTTTGGTGTCTTGATCTGTTTCTGCAGCTTCTTCCGTGAGTGTGCTGTTCGTCTCTAACCAACTCATTAGCTGTTCTTGCATCAGTTCCTCCACCACCGCCAGGCGTAGGCGCTCGGGGTCCATCTTCGCGTCAGAGGAAAGCTTTTTTCTTACCTCGATCAGTTTATTGTCCACAGCGCTATCTTCTACCTTGATATTCTCCGCTTCTGCTAGGGCGGTTAGAGCAAAGCTGCGACGTAACCGCTCTTCAGCTTCTGGGCGAGAGTTTTGAATCAAATTGCGCACCAGATCAGGTGTGAAGAGAGATTTCACATCCATACCTTGCTGAGCGAATTGGGCGGCAGTTTGTTCCAGTAGCTTGCGGCTTTCTTGCTGAATTAAAGCTTCGGGTAATTCTACCTCCAGCTGTTCGACCAGAGCTTTAATCAAAGCATCGTGACGGTTGCAGGTTTGACGGCGTTCAGCGTCATCTCTGAGAAGCTGTTCTAGATGTTTACGTAGGTCAGCCATGGTTTCTTGTTTGCCGGCTTGCTTAGCAAAAGCATCATCAAGATCGGGTAACTCACGAATTTTGAGATTCTTGAGCTCAATTTCAAAAGTAGCCTTACGACCACGGACATCTTTTTTTGGATAGTCCTCTGGAAATTGACAATCAACTGTTTTGTTGTCACCTACTTTCATGCCAATCACCCCTTCGATGAAACCTGGAATCATGCGGCCGTTTTCCAGATCCACATCCATTGAATCAGCCTTGCCATCTTCGATATCGGACCCATCGTCACTATAAGAGCCTTTAAAGCTAAGTACAGCAATATCGCCTCGTTCAGCTGCGCGTCCTTCAACAGGAACTATCACGGCAAGCTGCTTGCGGGAGTCGTCAATCATGCTATCCACCCGAGATAAATCGCATACAACGGCTTTATATTTTGCTTTTAGCCCTTTTGTGTTGTGCAATTTTGGCGTCGGAGCGATGTCGGCTTCCAACGTGAAGGTCAACTCGTAATCAGGGGTAAAACTGTCTAATAGCTTGTCAAAGCCACTGCTCAGATCGGGTTGACTGATTGGCTCCAGAGATGACTGCTTGATCGCGTCACGCCAGGCGTTATCGATCAGCTTTTCTAAAGCGGTAGCTTTGATGCGTACTCCACCAAGTTGTTGCACTAACACTGAGCGAGGCGCCTTCCCTTTGCGAAATCCGGGCAGATCGATGCTGCGGCTCAGGCTAGAAATAGCTTCCTCATAGCTAGCTCTACAGCGTTCCCCAGGCACGGTGACGGTCACCGCCAACCGGCTGCCTGGGCGGGGTTCTGTGATCACCTTCAAGGCATTAAAGCTCATGGTCGTCCTGTCGACTGTGTCTAAGCAACACACCATCGTAAGAACTGTTGCTTCTTCTACTACCCGCCATGCTTTTGAAGCGATCATTATTGATGCGTCTCTCTCTCTACACCCTGGTGGTCTTGCTCGATTAAACCAAAAGCTCTTAAGTGTAAAACCTTCATCCAACCGCTTGTCACCTTCTTTCCCTAACCCTCCTCTAAACGTTGCTGTTCTTGGCGCCAGTGGAGCTGTTGGTCAGGAGCTTTTGTTGCTGCTACAGGAACGTCAATTCCCCATTGATAAGTTAAAGCTGTTGGCTTCTGCCCGCTCTGCCGGACGCAAGCAATTATGGGACGGTCGCAACCTTGAGATTGAAGAGGTTAAGGCAGAAGCATTTCAAAATGTGGATCTCGTGCTCGCATCGGCGGGGAGCTTGGCAGCGCGCCGTTGGCGCGAAGCGATCATTACTGCAGGAGCGGTGATGGTGGATAACTCCAGTGCGTTTCGCATGGAAGAGGGTATTCCTCTCATAGTTCCTGAAGTTAATCCTCAGGCGGCTTTCCATCACAGTGGTTTAATTGCCAACCCAAACTGCACCACAATCTTGCTCACTCTTGTGTTGGCTCCGCTAGCTGCTAAGCGCTCGATGCGCCGTGTGCTAGTGAGCACCTACCAATCGGCGAGCGGCGCGGGGGCTCGAGCAATGGAAGAACTCAAAAATCTCTCACGTGTAGTACTAGATGGTGGTATTCCTAAGAGCGAAGTACTCCCTTATTCACTCGCTTTTAACCTGTTTCTTCATAACTCTCCTCTTCAAGACAATAGTTACTGCGAAGAAGAGATAAAGATGGTAAACGAGACTCGTAAAATCATGGACTTACCTGATTTGCGTTTTTCCGCCACATGCGTGCGTGTTCCAGTTTTGCGAGCGCACTCTGAAGCTGTAAACATTGAGTTTGAACAACCCTTTCCCGTAGATGAAGCCCGACAACTGTTAGCTTCAGCACCTGGCGTTGAACTCATTGACGATCATTTGTCCAAACGTTTTCCAATGCCCATCGATGTCACGGGTCGTGATCCTGTGGCTGTTGGTCGGATTCGTCAAGATACTAGCAACCCGAATGCCCTTGAGCTTTGGCTCTGTGGTGACCAAATTCGCAAAGGAGCAGCTCTTAATGCTGTGCAAATTGCCGAATTGTTAATTCAGAATTAATGTCGCTCTCTACCCATTTGTCTCCAACGCCGTTTGGTCGCGTCGTCACGGCAATGATAACGCCGTTTGATTCTGGCGGCACAATTAATTTTAGCATAGCTGGTCGTCTGGCCCGCCATCTAATAGAGCACGGTTCTGATGGTCTTCTAGTTTGCGGCACTACGGGTGAATCACCCACTCTTAGCTGGGATGAGCAACTGGAGTTGCTGAAAACTGTGCGAGAAGCCGTTGGATCCAATACCAAAATTTTGGC comes from the Synechococcus sp. M16CYN genome and includes:
- a CDS encoding aspartate-semialdehyde dehydrogenase codes for the protein MSPSFPNPPLNVAVLGASGAVGQELLLLLQERQFPIDKLKLLASARSAGRKQLWDGRNLEIEEVKAEAFQNVDLVLASAGSLAARRWREAIITAGAVMVDNSSAFRMEEGIPLIVPEVNPQAAFHHSGLIANPNCTTILLTLVLAPLAAKRSMRRVLVSTYQSASGAGARAMEELKNLSRVVLDGGIPKSEVLPYSLAFNLFLHNSPLQDNSYCEEEIKMVNETRKIMDLPDLRFSATCVRVPVLRAHSEAVNIEFEQPFPVDEARQLLASAPGVELIDDHLSKRFPMPIDVTGRDPVAVGRIRQDTSNPNALELWLCGDQIRKGAALNAVQIAELLIQN
- the clpP gene encoding ATP-dependent Clp endopeptidase proteolytic subunit ClpP, with the translated sequence MINACIRHPIQNHWLSEMPISAPGPLPTVVEQSGRGDRAFDIYSRLLRERIIFLGTSIDDAVADALVAQMLFLEAEDPEKDIQIYINSPGGSVTAGLAIYDTMQQVAPDVMTICYGLAASMGAFLLSGGTKGKRLALTNARIMIHQPLGGAQGQAVDIEIQAKEILFLKETLNGLMAEHTGQPLDKISEDTDRDYFLSPAEAVEYGLIDRVVDNSKDRGMVTEG
- the tig gene encoding trigger factor; this translates as MSFNALKVITEPRPGSRLAVTVTVPGERCRASYEEAISSLSRSIDLPGFRKGKAPRSVLVQQLGGVRIKATALEKLIDNAWRDAIKQSSLEPISQPDLSSGFDKLLDSFTPDYELTFTLEADIAPTPKLHNTKGLKAKYKAVVCDLSRVDSMIDDSRKQLAVIVPVEGRAAERGDIAVLSFKGSYSDDGSDIEDGKADSMDVDLENGRMIPGFIEGVIGMKVGDNKTVDCQFPEDYPKKDVRGRKATFEIELKNLKIRELPDLDDAFAKQAGKQETMADLRKHLEQLLRDDAERRQTCNRHDALIKALVEQLEVELPEALIQQESRKLLEQTAAQFAQQGMDVKSLFTPDLVRNLIQNSRPEAEERLRRSFALTALAEAENIKVEDSAVDNKLIEVRKKLSSDAKMDPERLRLAVVEELMQEQLMSWLETNSTLTEEAAETDQDTKI